Genomic DNA from Hordeum vulgare subsp. vulgare chromosome 2H, MorexV3_pseudomolecules_assembly, whole genome shotgun sequence:
TTGCACCATCGAGTATGCTATATATCCATCACCTTCTTATTCCATGGATGCCACAGCTCCATGAGAAATCGAAATCGAAGCCTCGGCCCAATTAATAGTAGATATCCACGTGCAGTATGCAAAGACCATGGTGGACAGTGGAAATGTATCGTGTGCACCACCCTTGCGTTTGTACCATTGCACCGGCCTTCCAAAAGTCATTCTAGATGTTTCCAGAAGTCATTCTACAAGTGCACCCGCCAAACAAGAGAGTTGCATGTGCAACATTGCATGCGAGGGATGAATGCTGGTCAAGGAATCAAGATGTTGCATGCAAGCGTGCAAGAGGTTCCCATGTCAGAAGTCCTACCGAGGAAGCCATGCATGCTCACGCTCTAATTCCATTGGGTAGACCTCTCCGACTTGAGGAAAGGATACCATGGACAGGGCCGCTACCAACGGTTCACCGGACTATGCTACAACACACTCCGTGATGACCAAGAGGGATGAAGCACTGGCTCCGTATGACCGTATGTGGTGCTCATTGTAGTGTGTTGTGCGGAAGTGCACCATCATTTCGTGCAGACTATGGACACAGTTACTTGGAGATGATAGCTCTAATTTTATTCAACCAATAGGAACTGCGCCTGGTAATATGATTCAAACATATTCAAGAAAAACAGTTCTGCCCACTTGGCATTTTGCATGCACCTTGCTTACTGACTTGGAACCTTCAAAATCGAACACTAGTCTCAGCTATCATTCAGCGGATAAATTTGCTGATTTGCAGCTATACTTTTTCTAAAAAAAGCTTGAATATAGATTCATTACCTAGCTAGCAAACATTCGTCGGTACAGTGTATCTTTCTTCTGTAGTTGATGAAAATTGAATTACTATTCATCGCAGTTGAACGTTGATTCTCAAAAAtttattttttggatttttaggtatGCCTCAAGAATATGTCTAATGAACATGGATTACATCATGAGACATATTTACATATACACTacaaaataaatatttcagatacatcatgagatatatttacATCTACAATTCAAAATAAATATCATTAGATACATCACGACACATAGTTGTAGGCTTTATTTAATAAGTATTACTGACAATGATGTGTTTCTGTATAAATAAGCTCAAACTCAACAATGTTTGACTTTAAAAAATTCGCACTATATTACgaagcaaaaagaattttctaTTTATACGACAAATGAAGCCAATACATTTTTTTGCTATGAATAAAGCAAATCAGTTAATCCATATAGACTAAATTATGTCATATGTTGGATCATTATAGGCCGGATTATGTGATTACTCCCTCCTTCTCGGTTTAGAGAGCATGCGCGTGGTTCTAGATCCTTGATTTGACTAACTGAATATGTGTTATATGTCATAAAAATATATCGTTAGTTTCTTAAGCGGATGTATCTTCTAAATATTTTTTTTTCATCACATATGATACGTATATATTTAGCTATTTAAATTGTCAACCTAGAACTACACGCATGCTCTGTAAACTGAGTCGGAGGGAGTAAGATTTAATCATCAGTAACTCAAACAGTTGGCTCATTGCAATTTATGCCCTTTCCTTAAAAAAACAGTTGGCTCATTGCATTGATGATATCATGTGTGATATAATATCATCAAATCACCAATTGATTGTTGCTTAGGGCTATCGATTAATACCTTGTAATACATACATCTAACtagtataataaaagaaatacGCTTTGAATATATGCTTCACAAGCCACATGATCACAAAACTAGTAAATGTACGCTGACGTTTTGTATTAATCAACTGGAGGGATTGTTCTTAGCTCGTAGTTCTTTTGCAAAAGTGATATCAAATAAATATTACCCATCTCTGTTGTCTAGACCTAGGTAAACAATTTGTCTATGATGATATCCCCTCAGGCTGCTACACCCAACTCTATTGTTTTCTATGACTCTTAGCACGATCATAAGATCAATATGGTAAATTGACCATCTTCAAAAAAGTTAGTTATGCTTTTgattgatgctgatgatgattttACGTTTTGATGCTAGCGTGAGTACTATCAGTTGGCAGACCCTGCTTTAATCATGAGGACCATATGAGTTCTCATTGGGAATAGAGTGTTCCATCCCTTGGGTCTATGACATCCCTACAATGAACGTTAAGGAAATCCCGTCGCGAGCTCGTGACCTTGCTTGACCTTGGGTAAAAATATGTAAAAACTATTGGCGGTTGGATATCAAAAAGAAATTGTTCCCGGGTTTTCTAATTGAAATCGACAGGAACATACACGtcttgtttcacaagaaataagTGTAAAAGGGTATCTTGCAGTAATATCAGCTGGGTAAGTTTGCCTTCTTTTTCCATTTGATGCAACCCATTCTACTGTATAAAATGTATTTAGATTATAATTACTGGTAGTTGCACAAGTTTTGTTAGATAAGGTGTACGGGACTTCCAAAGGGTTGTATCCAGAAATAACCTCCGAAACAGTTTTCTAGTATATCAGTGGTTGCACGCCTAGGTTTCATTTGGCGTGCCGCTGTTTCTTGTAGATCCTATTGGACTGGTTTTGTTTCTTTCATCAATTCTAGCGAGGTACTCCCCTCTTTTCGGTTTATTTAGGGTTTAATTCCAAAATCTCACCAACCAAGGTCGGGGGTGAGTGGTTACGACACCAGGGACCAGAATTCCTTACCAACGTCTGTTGGAAAAATTGCCGACCAAAAATTTACCAGGAAAATTTTAAATAGGCCGTGGATCAGAAAACCTCTATGCAGTGACACCATCGGTCTGGAATGCTTCAACATATATCATCCCACAGTCTGTCATGAATTCTTTTATGGCCTACAGGCCGTCGGTTAGTAAATAACCCCGACCAACAATCGAATGCTAACTAGGCAGAATGGCCAAATTTTTAGCGCCAATAACTAACCCAACCTGCGAATATTTCCACCAAAATGAATAGTTTCCTCTTCATTCGTCCCACCTCAGACGTGTGCAAAGGCAGCCAAATCTCTAGCTCGTTCCCCATGCAGTTTTTCCGACCAACCCGTGTGTGAGTGATGCAGTGTTGTGGTGTAGTGGGTGGCATAAATTAGTTCGCAAAAGTACTCAATTAATGTGCTTGTTTTTCTCAAAAAATATGGTTACTAGTGCATGTGTAGCCTAAATGACTGAAAAAATTGAACTGCATTGGTTAGTTTTCTGTTAATCTTTGCATGCAATGTTTAATGCACCCCAAAATCTAAACATGTGATAGAGAGAAATAAATTGAGATTTGGAAAACATACAAACAGTTTTTTATATAAGCCATATAAACAAGAAGGGAGGCAGTATCCACAAAAGCCCAAACAAACCCAACTTTGTTTAATGAGGTCTTCTCCCGAGTGTATCATCGATGACAGTACGGCATCGTAGATGTAAACACGCTGTTTTGGCATATGACTTTTCTTAGATTCGTCTTGGCCCTGGTCAGTATTTCTTAATCCCACTCGCATGTTGTTGTTAAGTAATCTCATCCTTTAGGAGGAAGATGAGTAGATGATAAGTAAATGTTTTAGTATACAAAAAACATCCTTACTGTCGGTGACTGTGCCTCTTCATTTACAGTACATGTAGTTTTGAGTATTTGTATGTGGGCGACGACGCGGTGTCGACTGAGctatttgaggggggggggggggttggtgagAAACCAAAGATGGCAGTCATATTGATTGATTCATGAGTGTTGTTGCATAATATCCAATGTTGAACAATCCTTGATGGAGTGAAGATAATCAAGAGTGGTTACTTACTCGTTCATGAAGAACCATGGCTGGGCACCGTCATCAAAAGTATTTTGGAATGAACAATAATAGCTTAAATTTTAGCTTGCTTTCGAGAAATTGTGTAGGGTTACAAGGTCATTAATGGTCATAGAAAAGTTTCACTGGATCCGTTGATTTGTCATTCCTTCCTTGTAAGACGAACTTTGTCAAAGCTGTTCGGCGGTTTGTCTCGTAAAAAATTCTTTTGCAAGATAATAATATTGTATGCAAGGGTGCCTCACACAAATATCAGCTGAGTATGCATGCTTAGTTTTCCATTTCATCCGACCCATTCTAACGAACTGAAATTAGAGTTATACCAGGTGCAGAAGTGCAACTTTGGTTAGATATTATGTAAGAAACTGCCTAAGGGTTGTATCCCGAAACCACCTCCGAAACCGTTTTCTATACAAGTGATTGCATGCCTAGGTTTCCATTTGATGCGCCGCTGTTTCTTCCTTCCTTGTAGACGATCCTACCTGACGAGGTTTTGTTTTTTGCAAGCAAACCCGGAGCTTTGTTTAATGAGGTCTTCTCCAGCGCGTACCATCTATAGTATCACAGTACGGCGTTGTAGATGTAAACACGCAGGTTTGACCTAAGACTTCGCTTAGATTAGTCCTGGCCCAGGTCAGTATATCTTAATCCCACTGGCACGTTGCAGTTAACTAATCACATGCCTTATTCAGTAGTAGCTTATAATCATGGATCCACTAGTACATTTTAATTACCACGCGGCTTAATTACACGCTTGAGAGACCGAGCATGGATACCACATGTGGCATGTGGTAGTGGGTCGATATTATATGTGGGCAGACAGTTAGATATGGATAGACGCGCACAGAGCCAGACTGATCGATCGGCCAGTATAAATTACCACCGTTGTATACAGATAGGAAGAGCACAAACGAGCAGCTCTGCATAGCTTGTTCATTGTTCTCATCTCAGCTTAGCGAACCTCTTCGATTCCACCTGTTTTCACTACTCTTCCTCGATCCCACTAGTAATTCATGGCGCGGTCATCGTCTCCTATCGCCAACAATGGTTCTTCCACCGAGCAGCGCCGCCTGCTCCGCGCTCGCCGTTCTTCAAAGCGCGTCACTGCTTTCAGCCCGGAGGCGCTCCGTGGTGCCACCCTTCCCGGTGCAGAGCCAGAGCACCCTGCCGGTGTCGTCGCTGCCGCCACGGCTCCGAAGCGAGATTCTACTCTCTTTGATGAGACCCTGGCAGTCCATGCCGGGGAGAAGATGGGGAAGAACGGCTCCATGGACACAGACTCGATCGCGACGCCGATCGTGAGTGGCACGACGCACTGGTTCAAGAACTCAGACGACCTGATCGCGTTCAAGGAAGGCCGGCGCCACAGCTTCGAGTACGGTCGCTACGGCAATCCCACCGTGAAGGTCCTGGAGGACAAGATCAGCGCGCTCGAGAGGGCCGAGTCGACGCTGGTCACGTCATCCGGCATGAACGCCATCGTCGCCACGCTGCTCGCGCTCGTGCAGCCTGGCGCCGGCCACGTGGTGACCACCACAGAGTGCTACAGCGAGGCGCGCGCCTTCATCCGCGACAAGCTCTCCAAGATGGGCATCAAGGTGACATTCGTCGAGCTGAACGACATGGACATGCTCAAGGCCGTTCTTGACCAGGGCGAGGTACGTTAATTTCCATAACATATGTACTCATCATAAATTGATCAGGGTATCTATGCATCTATGTTGGCTGTTTTTCACTCGGTGATGCTTAACTCTGATTGTACAGGTTACACTCTTCTACACCGACTGTCCGACGAACCCCCACCTGAAGTGCATCGACATTAAGCTCGTCGCGGAGCTGTGTCACCGCAAAGGGGCTCTGGTGTGCATCGACAGCACCCTCGCCTCGCCCATCAATCAGAAGCcactcaccctcggggctgacatTGTCGTGCACTCCGCCACAAAGTACATCGCCGGCCATCACGATGTGAGTACACATCTTTGCTCACATAATTGCACCGCCAttttgctactccctccgtttcaaaataaatgtGGTGGTTTTTGTTTCCAAGATCTCATCGTGTCATTCCATTTCAGGTCATCGCAGGATGCATTAGTGGATCTCAGGCGCTCATCTCTAGAATACGTGCGTGGCATCACGACCTCGGCGGCGCCATTAGTCCGGTATGTACTACATGTGCTCATTCTTATTCAAGAAAAACTAGATGTTAACTTCTGCATTAAAACTAACCACTCACACTGCAACTTAATTACTACAGGACGCAGCCTACATGATCATACGCGGCCTCAAGACAATGGCCCTACGCGTGGAGACGCAAAACCGCACTTCATTGCGCATGGCGCGCCTGCTCGAGAACCATCCCAAGATCGAGCGAGTGTACTACCCTGGTCTCCTGAGCAGCCCGTGGCACGACATTGCCAAGAGCCAGATGACTGGTTTCGGCGGTGTCATTAGCTTCGAGGTAGCCTCGGACCTGCATGGTGTCATGAGGTTCATCGACGCGCTGGAGATACCTTTCATCGCGACGTCGCTCGGTGGGTGTGAGAGCCTCGTGCAGCAGCCGGCGGTCATGTCCTTCTGGTGCGTTGTTTTTTTGGATTAGTTTACATTTGCATCTCACTACAAACTTATATGAAGATGCATGCAGCATGTATGGTTGAATTTTTTGACTTATATGGCATGGATCTTTGTTTTCATCAGGGGTCAGAGTGAGGAGGAGAAATCCAAGAATGGGATCAAAGACAACTTGGTGCGGTTTAGCTTCGGGATTGAGAAGTTTGAGGATCTTAGGGATGACATTATCCAAGCCCTGGAGAAGATTTAGGACACTTCCTGATCATCAATAGTAACAAGGATCTTGACCAAATTAGCTATGTCAAAACCCTTTTGTACATATGATAGGTAGTTAATTTTTGCTAAATTTCAATGGAGATGGAATTGGTAGGATTTTGTTATTTCTTGAAGGAAGAAGCTCCAATTTGCTTCAGGCCTAGAACCATATATAATTGGAAGGAGATGAATATACAAGACATGTTACATTCTGTATCACTAGCACAGTCATGGCATAACTAACATACGAGTCAAAAACCTAGTTTGCCACAGTTTTCTGAACCGCTTGTGCATACTAGTCAGTTAGCTCGAGTCAGCACAAGACGATAGGAAAACCGTTGGTGAAGAGGACCATCACAGGCGGATCACTGAAGATGCCCACCAGAGGCGCAGTTCTACATATATAAGCTATCCACGGGGTGATGTGTTTTCTCATAGATGATTTTACCTATTTTCATAGAAATACATGATACACTAGTGCAAATAAAAAACCGCACCTAAGCGTAGCTAGAATTGTTTCACTAACAGATACTCAAATCACAACTAATATATGTAGACCAATAGCAGTTGCCGATCAACATATAAATCTTGATGAGCAGGCCATATTTCCCCAAAATGTTTAAATCATATGGCTAAACTATAATTATATTGGTCGAATAAAGTCCAAGCAATCATTTTCAACCAAGCGCATCCATAGTTTATAGAATCCCGCATCTACACACTTATAGTGAGCACCACGTAAAGATCTAGTGATTCATTCCTCTTGATCGAGAATGCCCCCGAGGGTCAACGTAGTTCATGAACTAACTATCCATAGTCGTCGGACCCATGACATCCTTTTTCTCGACCGGACATCGATGCTCTAAGTTCTCTAACTGCTGGACCAGGTCGTCCGCCGCCTCTTTATAAAACGCTTATATATTGTTCTTTTCAGGGTAACACAAAGGGTGTTATGCTGGTGACAAATAAACGTGTAGCTGGTCACTTGttgatttactaactattttAATCTAGGCCCCTGTATTTTGGTAGGGTCGAATGCTACTTATGAGCAAACTATGAACAATGGGTGCACTTATATGAAGCAGAAGTCTTCCGAAGATGGAATTGGAGTCATGGGGTGTTTGGTTGGGATTCCAGCCAGCTTCCGGCCTCCGGCTTCAAAGCCAAAAGCTCCTATTTAGAGGCTTCCGGCTGCAACTGTGGCTTTCGATTGCGGCTGTGACAAGGATGAAAGCCACAGCTGCAGCCGGAAGCCGCTAAATAGGAGCTTTTGGCTTAAAAGCCAAAAGCCGGAAGCTGGCTagaagcccaaccaaacacccgGCAATCGATCTCACTTGCCACTTGCAGGCTGCACTAGTGCACCAGCTTGACCAGCTTAAAGTAGTACTGAAGTCTTCCGATGGAATTAGTGCGCGAGCATGCATGTCTGCTCCGGTACCAACCTCCGCTCTTGGGCTGCATCCACGCTTGCACAACAGCAGCTTGAGTGCTTGACAACATTCATGCATCTCATGCAATACTGCACATGGAAGCCTAGCGCCCGATGGAGCTTCGCATGCTACAAATGCAGGTCCACTGTTCAGTGGGGTTTCGCTTTAACGTCGTGGTCTTATGGAGGTGTATGGCCGGCATCcatgaagaacttcaagaaggtgaCAGATTGGCATACTCGATGGTGAACAAGGTGACATCGAAACTTGTAGTGTCTTATGTGCTTCAGACGTATTAGTAGCTTTGGCGTCGTCCTTAACTGACAAGTGTCAACACAATTGGGTGACTTGTTTTGCTTTAGGTATGCTGGCCGCCAAGATAATCAAGTTAGAGGCGAAAATTTCGATATGTTATAGGGAATTAATATCTTCAATCAGCCACGGTGCATGTGGCCACTTAGCTCGCGATGAAGTCTTCCGGTTAAACTAGAGAGGATCATCCACTAATGTTGTATCTAGCTATCGAAAAATTCTTAGGAAACATCAACCCATAGATCCAATCCACAATACGGCTCCCATAAATTTATCATTCTCGGGGATCATCTTGTCTGGCAACTGATGCAATGCAGCTATCAAAGTAGCCACAAATTAGCCCGTCCCACGGCACACATCTTCCCAATCACCACCAATGATCGGTAAGCGCCGAGAATCGCCCTTGGATCGCAATACCTATACAATCTACATTTAGCTCTTGACGTGTAGACACGTCAGTGTATGCATATAACTTGCCAatcatttggaaaatattcacttGGACACCAATTCCGAAAAGAAAATTTTACAAACACAACAAGCCGGTATGAGTAACTTATAAAATTCTGCAGGATAAACAACTTGATTAACTGCATAGCAGAGATCAATCATTATGcatcatgcatgtttgaacaataTTTCCATCTTGAGATATTGACTCGGTAAATCTGATTGCACAAAATATTGGAAAAGAACTTCTCAAAGCGCGTAGTGTGACTCCGCATAGGGCGGTTAAGCCTCATGGTTCATGCACGCTTGATGCATATATATTCCTGTCTTTATAGTGTCACCGAGTTTGATGGGTGACTCTTGGACCCTATTGAAGATCATCTTAGTGATTGAAATAGCTAATGTGTACAGATTGCATAACTGAATATTGTTAGTTTGCTACAATTGTTCACACCTTGGAATTGTTTCGTCCCGGCAGTTAATCCAGTGGTTACATTACCTAGACCTCAAAGTGTCAATGAGGCGTAAAAGACATCAAGTATAACTAAAATAATCCAAATGAGTAATACTATAGTTGATCATTACAAATTATTTGATGGCACCTCGCAGATGTAATCAGTAAGTAAGGCCTAGTGACTCAAACCAAGTGTCTACAATGAAAACGTACACATGGACTGTAACTCAAATGATATTCAAACTTTGAGAGTTGGCTGGCTGCTTTGACATTTCTCATGTGATGCACCCCTCTTGTATCGTACGCATTAGTAGCTACTAcggtactactccctccatttctaaatatatgtTTTTCCTATATATTTCAATACAGACTTACAgacatatatatagacatattttagagtgtatgtagtctatattgaaatctctaaaaaatctTATATTTGATTTGCCGTCTGAACCTACTATCAATATTTTAATTTACTTAACAAGTTCTAACAAACGATGGACCTTTCCTCACAGCAAAAGAGGATAATTCCAAACATAGACAACATAACAAGAGAATAGGTAAATAAGGGGACTCTGTCATCAAACACGTATGATTGACGGTTCGGAGAAAATTCCAAGTGCAGTGGCATGGAGAAATTCTCAAAGCACGCGAAACATATTCTTTTCGAGATGAAATCGGAGATCAAGGGGGGACAGAATCACAACTATCCATCCACGATAGGTTCACCTCTTTCCTCAGGGCTGAAGGCAGATAGATGCCTAGCTAAGTGTGGCTCGCTGGAGAGATGAGGGTGGAACTGGGGCATGCATTGGCACGATGGTCACCGACAAGATAAGACGCCAGTCGATTGATACTGCAATGAGCTCTCACCACATGCAAGGGAGAAGCAATAGAGATTCATGTCGAGCAGAGTTGCTAGTGTGTTCATCTGTATATAACTATATATATATGACTGGAAACATCCCTCAAAAGTATTAACGGTGTCGCCCGCGCAGCGCAAGGTTAGCTTCCGAGAGACCTTTTCTAAAAGCAATGGAAACTTGCCATTTTTATTATTTAGGAGAAGTGGAAATTTCTTGGTTAAATGCAGAAAGTTGGGTGTAACCGATACAACTGGCCAACATGGTACACATCAGATACACCACACAAGCTGTCGAGGAGAGAAGCACAACCGAGATAGCACACAaacatcatcgtcatcactccTCCTCTAGCAAGCAACTCCAACTTTGGCATCGACATCCATGGACGATCCCCTCGCTACAACAACCCCATGAAGCCACAGGGAGACTTCGTCAAATAGTCCACCACACATGCCAACCACATGGCAGCTCTGTATTCGAGGGCGAGCAAAGAAGGGAAATGTGAAA
This window encodes:
- the LOC123429301 gene encoding probable cystathionine gamma-synthase 2 — encoded protein: MARSSSPIANNGSSTEQRRLLRARRSSKRVTAFSPEALRGATLPGAEPEHPAGVVAAATAPKRDSTLFDETLAVHAGEKMGKNGSMDTDSIATPIVSGTTHWFKNSDDLIAFKEGRRHSFEYGRYGNPTVKVLEDKISALERAESTLVTSSGMNAIVATLLALVQPGAGHVVTTTECYSEARAFIRDKLSKMGIKVTFVELNDMDMLKAVLDQGEVTLFYTDCPTNPHLKCIDIKLVAELCHRKGALVCIDSTLASPINQKPLTLGADIVVHSATKYIAGHHDVIAGCISGSQALISRIRAWHHDLGGAISPDAAYMIIRGLKTMALRVETQNRTSLRMARLLENHPKIERVYYPGLLSSPWHDIAKSQMTGFGGVISFEVASDLHGVMRFIDALEIPFIATSLGGCESLVQQPAVMSFWGQSEEEKSKNGIKDNLVRFSFGIEKFEDLRDDIIQALEKI